Within Oreochromis aureus strain Israel breed Guangdong linkage group 19, ZZ_aureus, whole genome shotgun sequence, the genomic segment CATCTCGTGCGCGGCCAGGTGTTTCTTCAGGTAAGCCTGCCGCCGGAACTTCTTCCCGCAATACCGGCACTCGTACACCTCCTCCTCCGGTAACGACTGAACGAACGGCAGAGGCGGAAGCTGCTGCTGGGGCAGGTCCGCGCGCTCCTCTGGGTTCAGCACGAGGAGGCTGGACGGCGGGCTGTCCGCGGCTCTCACCTGCGGCTGCAGGTCCAGGCAGTTCTCGGCTGGGTTCCGGTAACGCGGAGAGGAGTCGTAGCGGGGAGGCGCGAGGCCGTCGCCGTCCGGGCTGTCCCGGGACCGCGcgtggagcagcagcagagactgCTCGCGCCTCATGCGGGAGCTGTCCAGCGCCGCGTGGTGCTGATTGGTGTTCACGCGCAGCAGCTCGTTCTCCTTGCCCTCCAACTCCACCGGCGGCCTCTCGTGCTGAGCGAGCCCTCGTGCCTCTTTGAGCGAAAGGTTCTTGTTGGGGGTCGGGGTCTCACTTGCCGGGCTGCTCACCGGGCGCGGCTTGTGCCAGCGGCGGTGAGAGGCCAAGTTGGCCGGGCAGCTGAAGACCTTGTCGCACTCGGGGCACCGGTACTCCACACGCACTATGCGGGAGCACTTGTGCTGCGCAAGGGAGAAGGGGTCGGGGTACTCCTCTTTGCACAGCTGGCAGATGAACTCCCCCAGCGGCTGATTCCCGCCGGGGCCGGACGACTTCTCTCGGTGCCTCCGCAGCTCAGGGCTCTCCTTCTTGATGCGCAGACCCAGAACCGGGGAGGTCGTGACCTCATCCTCGAAGTTCAGCTTCCGGTTGATTTTGGGTTTTTTCGTGGGGTTGCTGACCGCAGACTGTTTGCTGTGTCTGCTGCTGCTCGGCTCGAGGAACGAGCGTTTCCTCGCCGCCTCCTGGTTCATCACGGTGAGATGCGGGAACAGGTGCACGTGGGGCGGGTCATACTTGTCACCGTGACCGTAGGACGGCGTGTGGTGGCGGCTGCTGCTCGCGAGGATCCTCTCGATGGAGGCGGACACCGAGGTCGGCGTGGAGCTGACCAGGAACGGCAGATCCGGCAGGTCCGGTACTGGGGAGGACGGCAGACACCGGCCCGTGaacagcagctgtttttctCCTTCCTCGCGCTGCTCAAGAAGTCTCGTGCCGACCGGTTTAACGGGGCTGCAGGAGTCGGTGAGTGGCGGAGGCGGCGGCGGGAAGAAGCACGAGAAGTCACCGTCGGGGCTCAAAGCGTCCAACTCGCTCTCAGGTAACTGCGCGCGCCGGTCCGCCTCCGCCTCCAGAGCGGACTCCACGTGCGGGCTCCAAGCCTCCCTGACACCAGCGGAGTCCTCGCGGGACACTGGGAACTCTCCGTCCTGCCGCTGAAACGGGAAAACACTGAGCACGTGGCTCTCTGCTCCGGTCGCTTCACAGCTGTATCCCCTGCCGCCGCCGCTCCGGTCACCCTccggtttgttgttgttgctccgTGACCGGTATGCCGAGCCTCGCCGGTGTCTCTTCACCAAGAATCCTCGAGGCATTGTGGCGATGACAGCGCGTGGCACAAGGACAGCGGAAAGGACAACAACTGTTGTCTCGAGCCCACTTTCAAGTAGAGCTTTGAAGTGgcggaaagagagagagggggagaggggGGCGCACGCAGGTATGATGAGTGaacgggagagagagagagggagggaaagagagcagcCTATCCgggttaacattttttttccatccagCCTCACGGACACCGATAGCTTTGACTGAATGCTGAAATTCAACATTAGACTAAAAATTATAAAAGCACAGcgaggaaaacaatagtgtcaGGCAGGGGCGTGTCCAGGTGGAGGTGGCACAGGGTGGCACCTGCCCCGTGAGGCATGATTTTAAGTacttgaaatattttttatgcTAAAATTTCTGTATCCTACTATAACTTAACTAGAGTCTAAATATGGTTAAATGCTAAAGTGTGTTTAACCTTCAGGTGTTGAATATATTTATCTGCGCTGTTTAATCATATAAATGTTTCCTGCCACAAAATTTCCAGTAAAACGGTTTTGATTACTGATTTAAATTGTAGTAATTTTATTAAACAGCAGTAAACCAAATTACTCTAAACTGAAAGCTCTAATTGAATCTTATTGTTTTGCTTCGATAAACACtcacaaaataataaacaaatccATCCACAATTAAAACAATCATTGGCTGCAGCTCCGTAGAAAGCAATCTCCTTATTagttttttatccttttttgttttaaaatattggCTTTGATTTTTATTGTAATTCCTCTGTAACTGTTTCATAATTAGGTATCAGTAATTGGGATATTTTGAGTGGTTCTGCACAAATATTTGAAGTATTACTTGTCTTTAAACAAGATGTTTACTCAGATTTTATTCAGACTTCTGTTTCAAAGTAAAAACAGCCCAACCATGATGACTTCACTCTAAGTAGTTATTGATTAAAACATTACGACATCACCACTTCATCTATAATTTGGTACTGATGATActgtaataaataattaatataaaCCTACCTtcagttgtatttattttttgcagtatCAATTGTGTTTTTAACTCTTTGCATAAAAAACATAGATAATGATAAAAGAATGTTTTATAGGTAACAGAACAGGTATGAtaaacagtacataatactgcaAAATATGTGCTCAGTGTTTCCTGTgccatttttttctgcactgCATTTATTTATGATCAGATACTGTGCCACAACTGGTGCCACAACGTTAAAAGATCCCTGGAATGCCTCCTGCATAATGAGAAAACCTATAACTTCTGAAAAGGCTGTCCTTGGAGTGAGGTAGGTCACTAGCAAGACCTTTTTTAAGTacaagaaaagtgtctggaatACCTCAGGGGATAAATTTGTCTTCTTAAAAGGTAACTTAGTCAGGAAGATCAGGAGATCCCTAAAGTCAGAGTAGCGGGAGCCAAACTTCACCTTTTAAAGTCAGTGCCCACATTAGCAGATAAGGGCTGTATCCCCGATTAAGATTAAATAGGATTTACTTTACTGCTTTCCTGCTTTTCAGACTTTTCACACTTGTAATGAcagtacaattttttttaaatataattaaatgtCCTAATGTTCATTTCCTCTCTTCCTTTTGCAGGCTGACTTGAATAAATAACATAGCCAGAGGCAATTTTTGCCAATTTCCCATTTCCGCTTCAACATCCCTTCACCTCACAGCACTGACTTTCAGCCAGCAATGATCTGTGTCGTCTTCATTTCTATTTCTCTTCTTGCCATCCAAAAATCAGAAACTAACCCAATATGATCTCCCTTTCTATGAATGAAAGCTCACATTCTACAGTACTgtgtgtaatttctttaagcagtcttcaaGAATAGTTCTCTAGATTTCTCTATGGAGTTTTATGAAGCACACACTGCACAAAATACCAAGTTAAACCAAGTCAGTGCTAAGTGGCTTAACAAGCAACAAAACAttcatctgaaaatggtcatgcattaggactggactgaaagtgagtgaaaaagaaacccAGAAACCCTGGAGAACTTTTGCTCAAGACCATTTAAGAATAAATCTGCAAGCCTGGCTCTTTAGacgcaaaacacaaagaaatgaggagtgactcaagacttttgcacagtactgtactaCTCTAGGGTCTAATTTTTAGTACGCCAGAACATTTACTAGTTCCTAATGATACCTGATATATTAATAtacaaattattattaatattactatttaattattaatattaaattatttCCTCAAAACTTTGCACTGTATTAAGAACTTCCAAACTCTTTCCAGAGAGATAGAAATtagtgtcatcagcaaacaagGTTCAGGGCTCATGTTTCCACCAATTGGTTCATTAACTCTCGAACTCTTAAGTAGTGTTTTATTACAGTCGGTGTTTTCACATTAAAATGCCATAAAATTCCTTCACCATAGTTTAAATCTAAAGAAAAATTATGTTTTGGCTGCTTCTgttcacagtttgtttgttttataactaaattaagaagaagctgaaataaAAGCTGTCTGTCTGCTGATAAACTGCTAGATCTTTAAATCTGGTAGATTTCTTGTAAACTTTACTCCATGGAGTCTAAAGAGGGGCAGAGCATTTACTCCACTACATTTCTATGAAAGTTTTAGTTAAAATTTTTTTAGATTCAGATTTATAATATAAAATCTAAGATATATTATATGAATCTAATGGTATATAAAGTAATTaaactggcttttttttttgtggcccTGAAAAATCAGATGTACTGGaacaatattttaataaataaaatacattttaaagattttttattttttattttacatacaATATACATACAGAGCCCAACATTGAACCTTGTGGAACCCCAAAAACATCCTTCAGGAGGTTGGATTTACgattatttatttgtacatattgCTATCCATGGTCAGTGTAACTATTTAGTGTGATAACTCTCTAATGTTGTCTTTCTCTATGTTTTCCATTAATGATCTGTGATCTATAATgtgaaatgctttttaaaaagtggaCAATCATCCCACAGTGTACAATAAATTAGGAGTTCTCAGTGTTCCCTGGAGGttatgagttaaaaaaaaaaaaaactttaaagaaTAATTTAAGGGGGAGTTTTTGGTGAAACCGTTAAAGGAACTTGAAGattattatttaaacttttagaAGACCCTCAGGGAGCCTTTACAGAACATTTCCTGAAGCTTTAGCGAGATACTAAATATTTGGTACAATATGAAACTCGAGCTTTTGTAAAATCTTTGAGGAAGTGATTTTCTGAATGCGCTCAGAACTTAAAGACCACAACTTGTGGCGTAATTTCCCAACATTTATCTCACATTTCTTCTGAATTTAGAGTAAATTTCAATACATAAAACACTTCCAGGTTCCaaataattcttaaaatacatcgAAAGTAGAACAAAGGGAATGAAAATTTATAGTTTTAGATGATGGGAAGAAGCAAATTATTCAAattcttatatatatatatatatatatatggttcATTAATAGTTGAATATGTTGCCTTGCCTATGGGGGTTTTAGAGAAACCTctatacaacaacaacaagtgaTATTAATAATGTAATTTTTATCAGACTATTTACTGAACTATCTGCTTCAAAATCTTATGTGCAAAAAATAATCTGCTTTGAGTTTGTTTGGAATGAGAGAGATAAAGTAATAAGTGAAGACGGGATgaacaaacataaaacatgaaTAATTTGTTCTTTTGCATGTAAATCAActctttgttttcagttatttactTTTACTGACATTCTTTGGTtgatgtcattttttaaaaactgtaaaatatttaaaatacaatcaACCAGATATGAAACGTTTGTGTAATGCTGCGACACCCATGGAAAAGTGAACTTAGTAGCCTCTTTATTAGTGATGTCAGTTTTCACCTTTAACCAGTGAACACGCACAGGAGGCATTTTGAGGAGAACAACCCGATCAGGTTCGTGCATATGCGCTGGAGTGGGTGTAATTAGAAATTGCCTCCCTGCTGGGGCCCTCAGTTACAGATCATATCTTTTTTAAGACTACTAATGATCTTTCAGTGTGGCTGAAGTGTCTGATTATCCGTGTCTCTGTTGTTGTCATGGTGGGAATACCTCAGGCACGACTTTCCCTCTGTGTGCACGTGCTCGTGCACGTTTGCGTGGCGTTATCTCCTCAGCAGAACAGAAAGAGAGTAAGAGATTGTGatctaatatgtgtgtcgaCGATTCACACTCACCCTCCCCCACAAGAAACTGCTGTGGCTGATAAGAGATCGAAGGGAGATTCATCCATCTATCcgtccacccatccatccatcctctacTCCCCCCCATGGGCTGAGGCCCCTCTGAGTGGGCCAGGCGCTCCACAGCTCGGCCAGAGGGGCTCCGGCCAGCCGGCGTCGCTGCCTGGAAATCAATCAAAGTGGATGAGCGTGGGAACGAGCTCATGGACCGGGCTGGTGGCCGGACGAGGACCCCCTGGGGAATACAGCTGAGAACAGAGATGAGCTGGGAGGGAACAGTCCTACACTAAAAACTAATTAGAAACAGCGCTTCTAGTTTCTTCAGTTTGGCTGTTTCTCCACTGTAACTGTCAGCTGCTCCCCTGAGGAAACCTTGACCCCTGATCATCCTGACTGAGACCTATGCTtgattttttaaagtcattatgATCACTACAACCATATTttataatagaaaaaaataaatacaaatgatAATGATGTATAGAGAGCCCATACTGggtgttttgttgttatttttactgttttgggAAACCAAGTAAGGAAATAAATAGCCATTTTACTATAAAACTGAACCAGTTCCTTTTTATGCACAAAAGTGATCAATATatttagttcagttcagttcagttcatttttatttcaaacatgtgccTTCACAATCCTTTCCaaatatcatttcattatttgtttgaaaaggagtaggcagaagtaattacttatttgtccctaccccctcaagttttacctctcattcttttaattttcttttagtcttaaattaaacaaacaacatatgaaacaaaagtacagcaaaacaaaacaaaacatacataaatcaaaaaaaaagaaattagcaaGCCCCACCACAGTATAGTTTCTTttatatgaaaaatacagaatgtgtatatttgcatattcataagttatggaaaaacaaacaaaccaaaaaaaaacaacaaccaagaACCACAACACCATTACCAGCAACATTAACGTCCTGGGTTAACCCcgttttcttcattcttatacttatttaaaatttgttttttatatctTACTTTAAACTGGCTTAcgtttttactttcttttatttcttctgttagACTGTTCCATAATTTAACTCCTGCAATTGAGAGAGACATAGTTCTTAAAGTTGTTCTAgcactttgtatttttaaattccatttcCCTCTTAAGTTATACCCACCTTCTCTTTCTATGAACAATTTACAGATTTCTTTTGGAAGCAATTTATTTCTTACTTTATACATTATTTGCGCTGTTTTAAACTCCACCAAGTCTTTGAATTTAATAGCTTGCATTTTGACAAAGAGTGCATTTGTATGGTCCCTGTACCcacattatttattaatctaatggcccttttctgtattatagttattgtttgtgtattaccTTTGTATGTGTTTCCCCAAACCTCTACACAGTAGCTCATATATGGCAGTAGTAAAGCACAGTATAATATGTGCAGTGCTTTCTGATCCAACATAGGCTTTGCTTTCCCCAGGACCGCAATGCCCCGTGCCATTTTCCCCCGAACATAAGTAATGTGTGGCTTCCAGCAGAGCTTGTGGTCAATGATCACACCaagaaattttatttcatttactctttctaaatatacattgtcaacacatatttctattttgatgttttcttttgttttccaaacaACATAAATTTGGTTTTATCTAGATtcaatgataatttatttatatcaaaccACTTCTTTAATATTGTTAATTCCTGTGTGATCATCTCCAAAACCTGTGGCAATTCCACCCTGAACACAGTATAtttgtgtcatcagcaaatattacaaactttaaaatctCCGATACTCTGCAAATATCATTTAAgtacataataaacatttttggaCCCAATACTGAACCTTGAGGTACTCCACAAGCTATATCCATCAGATTAgatttatattcatttatttgtacatattgTTGCCTATTCCCTACATagcttttaaaccattccaaAACCACTCCCCTAAACCCatacttttccagtttttttaataaaatttcatgattaacagtatcaaacgccttCTTTAAATCTAAGAAAATGCCGAGTGCATTCATTTAAGATGAATATAATATTTTGAAGCATCCTTTATGAAAAACTAGATCAAAattatcagttttattttatatttcttagGATATTTTATCCTGAATATCACCGTCCTAACTTAATAAAATCGTTATTTAATTGTGTATGAaggtattattttttttagccttaaaaaaaacctttttaaacatatatttaCATGTAGTTCACATTGCTGGATTTTCCCACTATGGTGAGGCTTGCATGATATAAATTTTATTTCCTGATCAGCTGGTGAACATTgaactgtgatttttttcccccctttccttttccttttgaggaaaaaaaaggggggaatcGAATCACATGAAGAAAGCTAAGAGTGAGTTCTGCCACGAGGATAAAATCAGTAAAGGCCGgtgtaaagatttaaaaacgGGATAAGTGCTCTCAGTCAATCTCCTGTAAAAATATAGATCCTCAGCAGTCTGAGGACGCTGCTGGCTGAaggctgtgtttgtgtatgtgtgtgtgtgtgtgtgcgcacatgtttttgtgtgtgtgtctttattttGCATCGCATCAGTGGGCAGTGAGGTGGATAATCCTCCAGACTGCTGAAAATGACTCTATTGATCTGTGCTTCTCAGTCACAATCCCTTTAAGCACTGTCGTATTATACGGCTGatccgtctgtctgtctgtgtttacaTGGAGTTTACATCTTAACTGATGGGAACTGAGCATGTGCACAACCCAGTGCACATTTCCTAACTCATCATGAGTTTGCTGGTTTCCAGTTTCGGGAAACCAGCTCTACAAAAATCTAATTTTGAGATGAAACTGAGAGGCTCTCTTGCGTTTGTGTGGCTCCTAGCTAGAACCAGCTGTATCACAATGGAAGAAAAAAgggtttggttttatttttttacacatacaataAATCACTATTAGATGACACTGCACAACTGGTTGCAGCCAGGATTATTGTAAGATTAAAGGCTAAATTAAGCCATATGACAGTGACTTGCACACTAATACTGAGACAAATagtgtttcattaaaaaaaaaaggttaaaaaatgc encodes:
- the LOC116325309 gene encoding insulinoma-associated protein 2 — its product is MLNFSIQSKLSVSVRLDGKKMLTRIGCSLSLPLSLSRSLIIPACAPLSPSLSFRHFKALLESGLETTVVVLSAVLVPRAVIATMPRGFLVKRHRRGSAYRSRSNNNKPEGDRSGGGRGYSCEATGAESHVLSVFPFQRQDGEFPVSREDSAGVREAWSPHVESALEAEADRRAQLPESELDALSPDGDFSCFFPPPPPPLTDSCSPVKPVGTRLLEQREEGEKQLLFTGRCLPSSPVPDLPDLPFLVSSTPTSVSASIERILASSSRHHTPSYGHGDKYDPPHVHLFPHLTVMNQEAARKRSFLEPSSSRHSKQSAVSNPTKKPKINRKLNFEDEVTTSPVLGLRIKKESPELRRHREKSSGPGGNQPLGEFICQLCKEEYPDPFSLAQHKCSRIVRVEYRCPECDKVFSCPANLASHRRWHKPRPVSSPASETPTPNKNLSLKEARGLAQHERPPVELEGKENELLRVNTNQHHAALDSSRMRREQSLLLLHARSRDSPDGDGLAPPRYDSSPRYRNPAENCLDLQPQVRAADSPPSSLLVLNPEERADLPQQQLPPLPFVQSLPEEEVYECRYCGKKFRRQAYLKKHLAAHEMTSRGSPPAASYGQAREPSSGQSQVCLCHLCGARFPSVEIRDKHRLWHAMRDELIAETLGGGGRRGDVFHAHREESGGGECDHQQQQEQQQIFTCKHCPSTFFSSPGLTRHINKSHPTENRQVMLLQMTVRP